From the Coregonus clupeaformis isolate EN_2021a unplaced genomic scaffold, ASM2061545v1 scaf2789, whole genome shotgun sequence genome, the window TCTCCTCTCCAAGGGAGGCATGTTTTCCCCCCTCGTATGCCTCGGAATAGTATCAGTGCTTTTCACAAACGTTGTAGTACTTAGTGTGCATCATTGTTTTCGCTCATACAGCTGCCCctactctcctaacctcccctcAGTAACTAAAGAAGGCACAAAATGATGACATAAATATCACAAGAAAGAATACATGAATTAATAATTTACTTTCTAAAATATTTTCTAGAGGGCAAAGGACAGGTAGGTTTAATAACGCAAATGTAAAAAGTCCTGTCGCTCACATACAAATGCAaaatctaaatggcaccctattctttatagagtacactacttttgaccagaaccctatggccctggtcaaaagtagtgtactataaagggaatagggtgccattggggatggAAATTCTTTGAAATTACTCATGAGAGCAAATACTACGATTCTTTGGTTCCCACAGAGGGTCAGGAGCTTAAGACATGAATGATATTATTAAAATGTTtgttcataaaaaataaatgatttcccctcctcccacatgGATTACAGACAAGAGGCTAGGTGCGTTCTGACTGTCTTAGTGTGCGGATAAACATGACCATCACTCTCATAAAACTTAAATGAAACATCACTCCTTATGTTTTTTCTCAGCCCAAAACGCTCAATCCCATTTCTACTGTCAAAACAGGttttgaaaaggcttcttccaCATCTTTTGGTCCATGTCTGTTTTTCACTCAGTGAAGTGCTACTATCCCCTTGGACTACAGGTTATTGCCGCCATaaggtgtccgtctgtctgttggcTGGACAGTTTCTACCGTTTAGGACCTTTGTGGGTAAAGGTAAAGGTGGGGTATAGCAGCAGCAGTTCCAGGTCCAAGTCCAGTATCTGCTGGAAGGACACCTGGTGGTACGAGAGGATGAGTGTGGCCAGCCAGCCTGTtgtgcctccccctctccctccctccatttctctctctccaactgCGGGACTCTTAAGGCTCCTGTGCGGACTGTCTCGGCTCGTGCCCTCCCAAAGCTGGCTGTGGTGATTTAAGACacggtgtgtatgtgtggattTGTTTGTGGCCTCTGCCCCACTTCACTGTCCATCCGCCTGCCCTTGGCTCCCCTCCTGGGCAGCGACCACCACCCCCCCTCAGTATGTCTCTGAGTCTGAGTCGTTGAGTTCCTCATCCTTGTAGAAGCCTCCATCGTGGTCGCGGTGGCCGATGTTGTTGAAGCTGCAGTAGGAGCTGTGCTCGCTGCGCAGCACGGGCAGGCTGTCGAAGGTCACACTCTTGGAGGGGCTGGTGGTGTAGTGGTTAATGGCACTGAAGGACAGGCTGGGCGCCGGGTTGCAGGGGGACACGGGCATCATGGTGGCCAGGATCAGCGCCAGGCAGTCCGCCACGTCTTTGTTGGGGGCGCAGGCCAAGGCAGGCGTGTAACCTGAGGGGTTCAAACAGAACAGCAGAGGGTCACTTCAGGAGCATCACCGTTTACTATAACACTTTTGGTGAAAAACATGAAATAACAGCAGGCTAGGAGATACAAAGTTAAGACAATAACCAAGCAGTGGACTAGAGAGAAACATTTGTGGACACATTGAGAAGAGAAGTACAGAAGAAAACGGTGTTAGCGTTATGGATCttaccattctcatcgactgcTAGCACGCTAGCACCCTTCACTAGTAGCTCCTGAACCACcaccgtcagaccatttctgGCTGCAACGTGTAACGGCCTGAGGAGAAAGTACCGTCAGATTAGCCAGCAGCAAATGAGGATACCTCCCAAATGCcagactattccctatatagtgcacttcttctaATTCTTCTGGCCCAATTAATACAGCTGAACCATACGTACGTCTGTAAGGCTGCGTTAGTCGAGTTGATGAGGTTCCTGTCTGTAATCTTCTCCAATATCAACAAGGCACTGGTTTCATGCCCCTTTAAAAACCAGAGTCAAACATGTCAGACCAAAATTTCAACCAGAGAGAGCCAACTGTTCAGATGAACGTCATCTTCATGTGGGGATGCTCACCTTACTGCAGGCCAGATGAAGAGCAGTGTTCTTGACTGCATCCTGCAGGGTGAGCTCTGCTTTGGCACTGCTCACCAACAGctctgacacagacagagaaacataaagAAACTCAATTAGGAAATTAAGCGACTtattaaaatgtaaaacagaCATGTTGAACTTAAGCCGGCTGGGCGAGGCAAAGCGGAGGAGAGGGGGCTGCGTACCGACAGCGTTGGTTTGTCCGTTCTCAGCAGCCATCATGAGGGAGGTCTTCCCGGAGGCATCGGGGGAGTTGACCTGGGCGTTGTGGCCTAGCAGCAGCTGAAGACACTCCACGTGGTCCGTGAAAGCCGCCGCATGCAGGGgggtcctggagagagaggaaacttatTTCACCGATATCATGTAGGACTGTTGTAAACAAGTTTGTTCAATTAACCCTGTTtataccatagaaatataaaatCACTAATAGATGTATTAAAAGTAATCTACAATCCCTCATCCAACCCCAGAGGTCATTTTATTCCCAAGACAACATTATTCTCCAGAAGAAAAGGACTTTGTCATGTGCTGTAGTTACCCGTTCTTGGTGTCAGTGGCGTTGACAATGGCCGGCCCCAGAGTGTCAATCAGCATCTCTGCAGCCCCCTCGTTGTCATTGATCACAGCACAGTGGAGGGGGCTGAACGAGTTGCCCTCGGTCTTGTGGAAAACCTCCTGTTCCAGCAGCACCTCTACACACGTGTCATGGCCTAGTGGAAGATTGATTCATACCGGAAAAAGATGACGTCGCTGCAGACCACAACAATACTCTCAGAGAAAGCTACACATCTGACAATGGTGAAgtcacaaaatatgttttagcTACAACATATGCTATGTCAATCCCTGACAAAGTCCTGTTTCAGTGTAAGGTCCTCCACTGAGAGTCATAACCCCTAATTCTGTTGTAGTCTTGTTCATTCCCCCACATGGCTCCGTCCACACCAATCGAATGCTTTTCAAGCCACAAGAGGGAGTGAATGAGTGTACACTTcatggaggagagaacagagctaCAGTCCAGTTAGTCAGTACGTACCGTTGtatgtaggggtgtaacgatccatctactacatcgatgtatcgatttatattcctatgatccaactacatcgatctgtgctcggcgagttggccttttggacaacatatatcactctaacatcgttttaaaatgtaataaatcgattgtatcgatactaggaaataacccattggatttaagcacgtcagactttatatggatgttttttcttagcacttttaatgataaaggctttaaacattactcgattcagtctgcctatccgtgacgtcatcgccccacgccagcagcagcgcaaaggcgcaaagacaacaaaacatagcatggcggacgacagaggagaagccgacgagcgagaaattatcaagccaccattgcggtccttacaagaaacaggaatctaggaaacttcacctgcactgtccagtatccaggtatttatttcagtcacactggttgaatttttggctaaaaggttactgaatcgatttcaagtcactgaatcgtttcggatcgtatcgttctaaatgaaccaatatcgtccttgaatcgtatcgacaaccacgaatcgtgatacaaatcgaatcgttacacccctagttgtATGGCCTGCCTAATTCAGGGACATGTTTACGGTGCTGAAGAGAGAAAATCAGAAAAGATCTAGTGTTCCGTTAGTCCAGTACGTACCGTTGTAGCAGGCCCAGTGTAGTGgcgtgtagccctggttgtctgtGATGACGGGGAGGGTCTCCACTGACTGGGCGGCGTGTAGGAGCCCCCAGCACCCCGATGTGTCCGGATGCCGCCACCAGGTGGACAGGGGTCCGCCCCTTACAGTCCCGAACCAGGAAGCTGGCGCTGTGCTGCAGCAGGGCCTCCACACACTCCTCATGACCCGTCAACGCCTGGGAGGAAGGGCGGGGAGACAAGAATGGATTTGAATAACTAATAATCAATGATATAATAATGAATCATCAATTATTACAAATGATGTCTGGAGACAGGTCCCCCTACAGGGATGAATACACCACTACCCATGGACAACTACTTTTCTGAAGATAATATGTATATTTGAGCCTCCccgtctctttctgtgtgtgagcgtatacagccagctctcctcctcacccctctgtgtagCGCTGTTCTGCCCCACTTGTCTTTGGCTTCTACGCTGGCTCCCTTGTTGAGCAGTGAGTACACACAGTCTGTGTGTCCGCTCAGCACCGACAGCATCAGAGGGGTTCTGATACACAAGACAACAAGGTCATATTACAAACTGGTAATAaccaggctgagtcccaaatggcaacctattccctatatggtacactacttttgacccgagcccatagggttctggtttaaagtagtgcaccaagtagggcatagggtgccatttgggacgtagaacTAGTGTCAAAATCTCTTTATTTCAGGAATTGTATCCAAAACCCAATTGACTTACTGTCCATTCCCGTCTTGAACGTCCACTGGACTCTGGAGGTCAGCATTTCCAATCAGCAAACGCAAACACTCCGAAtgaccgttggtagctagaggaggataaacagagaggatataagaatgtgagatgattgaccattggtagctagaggaggataaacagagaggatataagaatgtgagatgattgaccgttggtagctagaggaggctAAACAGAGAGGATATGAGCTGATTGCTGGACGACTATTACCTTCACATGAACAGACAGATTTCTAGAACAGTGGTATTGGTAGATGACATCCTCATGATGTTAACACAGCagataataaaacattttgggactgagGCCCTCGAAGCCTGTCACCTGCTAGCTGTGTACCTGGCTCTGGATAGAAGTCCCCCTgtgcactgatctaggatcagcttaccctccccagatcctcagcaataatgacaaaaaatgaccttagatcagtgtgtaGTGGGCATTTTCACACTATGCTATATAATATCCCTAGAGTGGACATTGGCGTCCTAGCAACATGACCAAACAAATGTCCATCTTGGTAAGGAAAACTTTTGAATTACAGAATCTCTAGGTCTTACGTGATATCCTATGCGTACCTGCAGCGTGGATGGGGGTCCTCTTCAGGGTGAAGTCTTTAACCAGGATGGAGGCTCCCTGGTTGATGAGGACGTCAACACACTCCACATGGCCTTTAAAGGCATTCAGGTCCAGAGGGGTGCGCCCCTGGCTGTTCCTCACGTCTAGATCCAGCAGAGACTGAACCAGGACCTCcatagcatggtggtggccgtgGTACGCCTGaatggaaacaaacacacagtctgaagcaaagtccagtggtatgcctgaacagatatacactcctaatataatcaatgtcctatagtagaccagtggtatgccagaacagatatacactcctaatataatcaatgtcctatagtagaccagtggtatgccagaacagatatacactcctaatataatcaatgtcctatagtagaccagtggtatgcctgaacagaaatacactcctaatataatcaatgtcctatagtagaccagtggtgcgcctgaacagatatacactcttaATATattcaatgtcctatagtagaccagtggtatgcctgaacagaaacAGTCCTAGACCTCTAAAGTAGACCAGTGTCTCTCAAATCGGGTGCCCATTTTTTCTCCCGCCCAGCATCAACATCGAAGGTCCCTGCCAAGCGTGAGATTTAGAAACAAACACACTACTACTCCTCTGTTGGAGGTTGATTAACTCAAATGGCAAAATAAGgaaatcatcctcatcatcaccgTGTCAAAATATGCATGTATTTTACACTAATCAGGAACAGATAGGAACATGGTGTGTGAGTGTCTGGACAATCAACTTTTCGTGGAAAAACAACACCATGCCTGCATCCCAGatagcaccctatttcccatgtagtgcagtacttttgatctgggcccataaggttctggtcaaaagtagtgcactaaatagggaatagggtgccatttgtcatgTGGCGAGACCCCTACAGGAGCAGGTAGGCTTTACTCACAGCTAAGTGTAGGGGGCTGATGGGAGCTCTGACATCAGAGTCGTTCAGGATGTCTGTCCCTGAGGTTTCCATTAGCTGGGGAAAGACAAGGACGGGCCAGTTTAGACTTGTAACATATTTACTTTGAAGGTTAGTCTAGTAGCATGTTTCATGTTGTAAATCTCAGTGACCAGCCCCTGCAGACATACTGGGGTGTTGCATTCGTATCTTAAACAAGCTAGTGTGAGGAAAAGTAACCAACTGGTACTTACCACATCTAAAGGTGTTTCACTTGCAATCTGGAAAAAGAACATCAAGAGTGACGATGCGGCCACGACAAACATGCAACCACACCTTAAAACCTACTGAATATCAacgtctgtcccaaatggcaccctattccctatatagtgcattacttttgaccagagccctatgggccctacatccatttgggacgcagacaaaaTGGTCTGTGAATGCAGGGCGTCTAGTCCCCTGTGGTTCTGACTCACCAGCTCCAGACAGAGGCGGTGTCCGTACGCAGACGCGTAATGGACTGCGTTGTAGCCCTGATTGTCCCTGATCCCTGGGTTAGCGTCGTTTCGCAGCAAATATTCCAGacacctagaggtcagaggtcaagagtTCACTAATCATTATACCAACATCAAGACAGACAGATAAGCAAGCAGAGACACTTTCCCAAAGGAGACGTGGCCAAGCTTTCACACTGCAGATTTAACACTAGTATGTATTCAAACACGGCCAACAACATACtctagactacagtgaaatgtgaaaggtcatggcaccacaacatactctccagactacagtgaaatgtgaaaggtcatggcaccacaacatactctccagactacagtgaaatgtgaaaggtcatggcaccacaacatactctccagactacagtgaaatgtgaaaggtcatggcaccacaacacacacaacagtaaGAGAGGTGTGAGACGTACTTTCCGTCTGTGTCGGAGGCAGCAGCGTAGTGGAGCGGGGTGCAACCCCCTTTTATCCAGATCGTTCACACTGGCCCCAGACCCCACCAAGGCAAACAGACACTGGTAGTTACAATTGGCTGCCGCATAATGCAGAGGACTCCTAGAAGAACGCACAGAAAccattcaacatcaacaacagaaacagcttattggagctgtaaaacatttacattttacatttacgtcatttagcagacactcttatccagtgcgacttacaggagcaattagcgttaagtgccttgctgcAGTGCACAtagacacatttttcacctagtcagctaggggatttgaaccagcaacctttcggttactgacccaacgctcttaaccgctaggctacctgccgcccaatattTCCCCTAATAATTCCTATATGCCCCTATACTATATTCCCCATTATCATAAAGATCACATATGAAAGTTATTTGATGCCACAGACAGACCTTCCGAAGCTGTCCTTTCTGTTGAAGTCTGCCCCTGTGTTGAGCAGCAGATTCAGACAGTCCAGGTTCctggtaacaagatatcaagttcagaaaggccctcgtacatctgagctatcaggtgaatggtaacaagatatcaagttcagaaaggctctcgtacatctgagctatcaggtggatggtaacaagatatcaagttcagaaaggccctttcacatctgagctatcaggtggatggtaacAATGAGAACCTTAAAGAAAAGAGAAACCcgtacactgctcttgctagtatcactgtttTTATAATGCTAATAAAAGCAATAATAAAAAGTTATACTAGCAAGAACAGTTTGCAGGTTTCTCTTCTCTTTCAAGAAGATATAAAGACAATTTAGACCAGAGCGCAAGTCAATACCACCATGGCATGGAACCACATTATACAGAAATGATACCGCACTAATGATCTATACGATTTTTTTATACTGCTAAACAATGTGAAATGTAAGAGTGTGAATATGTGTTTGTTCTTTCTGGTGGCTTTCCAGTTCATGAACTAAATATTCCTTGGTGTAAAGCCTGGACCAGTCCACTCACCCAACAGCTGCTGCAGCATGTAAACAGGTCCTTCCAAAGTCGTCAGGGGTGTCTATATCAAAGCCTGATGAGAGGAGCTTCCGACAGCAGTCAGAGAACCCACTGAGAGCAGACAGGTGGAGGCGGAACATCCCATGGACGCCTCGCCtgcaacacatttttacattttagactttaagcagacactcttatccagagcgacttacagttgattCAGCTAAGATTGGAAACAGCACCACATCACAGTCCTCATTAAACCCCACAGCAGATCAACACATCAGCATGCTGCAATGCCCTGTCTATCAACCCCCCACACACCACAATGTGTTGAGCATAGTCTCCAAGCGGGAATTCGGTCAATGACAGAATTGCAGATGCATGTTGCATTTTTGCTGGaaactgtgtgtgttctcacttgGCTGTGTCAGCTCCGTTCGTGATGAGTGTATTGATGAGTAACTCATGGCCGTAGCGAGCAGAGATGTGCAGAGGTGTGTTTCCATTCTTTTCTTCACAGTCGATCTCAGcacctacagaacacacacacacacacacacagacacacacagacacacacagacacacacacacacacacacacacatacacacacacagacacacacacacgtcaaccaCTTGACCCTAGAGGCCTCATGAAGCTTCATGTTCAACCACATTGCAAGTAACATTGCTCTGTGCCAGTGAATCATGGTTTGAAGACAAAAGACAATGCTGAAGAGCCTACTGGTTCATATATATTCAGTTGAGAGCATTCACAGCGACTCACCATTCTGGATGATGGCTTGAGATCTGGAGAAGCGTCCGTGGATGGCCGTCATGTGGAGGGGGGTCTTTCCATCTTTACTCTGCAGATAGAAAGACAAAGATGGTTCACACGGCAGTCTGTGCTGCTGACCACAGGCAAAATCAAACACGTATTGGAGGAGCGCTTGATGGCATTTAGTTTGCATTGTTAGGCCTATTCCATTGGTATTTGAATGTAGACCAGGGC encodes:
- the LOC123481311 gene encoding LOW QUALITY PROTEIN: serine/threonine-protein phosphatase 6 regulatory ankyrin repeat subunit A-like (The sequence of the model RefSeq protein was modified relative to this genomic sequence to represent the inferred CDS: inserted 2 bases in 1 codon; deleted 1 base in 1 codon; substituted 1 base at 1 genomic stop codon), with amino-acid sequence MVRLLLSRGANINAFDKKDRRAIHWAAYMGHIEVVKLLASHGSEVSCKNKKAYTPLHSAASSGMISVVKYLLDLGVDINXPNGYGNTPLHVACYNGQDVVVNELIECGANVNQVYEKGFAPLHFTAASRHGALCLELLVGNGALVNIKSKDGKTPLHMTAIHGRFSRSQAIIQNGAEIDCEEKNGNTPLHISARYGHELLINTLITNGADTAKRGVHGMFRLHLSALSGFSDCCRKLLSSGFDIDTPDDFGRTCLHAAAAVGNLDCLNLLLNTGADFNRKDSFGRSPLHYAAANCNYQCLFALVGSGASVNDLDKRGCTPLHYAAASDTDGKCLEYLLRNDANPGIRDNQGYNAVHYASAYGHRLCLELIASETPLDVLMETSGTDILNDSDVRAPISPLHLAAYHGHHHAMEVLVQSLLDLDVRNSQGRTPLDLNAFKGHVECVDVLINQGASILVKDFTLKRTPIHAAATNGHSECLRLLIGNADLQSPVDVQDGNGQTPLMLSVLSGHTDCVYSLLNKGASVEAKDKWGRTALHRGALTGHEECVEALLQHSASFLVRDCKGRTPVHLVAASGHIGVLGXLLHAAQSVETLPVITDNQGYTPLHWACYNGHDTCVEVLLEQEVFHKTEGNSFSPLHCAVINDNEGAAEMLIDTLGPAIVNATDTKNGTPLHAAAFTDHVECLQLLLGHNAQVNSPDASGKTSLMMAAENGQTNAVELLVSSAKAELTLQDAVKNTALHLACSKGHETSALLILEKITDRNLINSTNAALQTPLHVAARNGLTVVVQELLVKGASVLAVDENGYTPALACAPNKDVADCLALILATMMPVSPCNPAPSLSFSAINHYTTSPSKSVTFDSLPVLRSEHSSYCSFNNIGHRDHDGGFYKDEELNDSDSETY